The Campylobacter concisus genome has a window encoding:
- a CDS encoding triose-phosphate isomerase, which produces MKFLANLKCNHTRESFREYAKILDENLSANDDVSVFAPASAFDEKRHLFRLGAQNFYPCESGAFTGEIGKAMLDEFEIKDVLIGHSERREILNESEEFLRAKFDFAAKNGWNMIYCIGENLSTNESGATKEFLSRQLENIDLGYKNLVIAYEPIWAIGTGRSASIEQIDEVLSFLKTKANVPLLYGGSVNAANIADIAGIKSCDGVLVGTASWDANNFLNLIRVVS; this is translated from the coding sequence TTGAAATTTCTAGCGAATTTAAAGTGCAACCACACAAGAGAGAGCTTTAGAGAGTACGCGAAAATTTTAGACGAAAATTTAAGCGCAAACGACGACGTGAGCGTCTTTGCTCCGGCTAGTGCCTTTGATGAAAAAAGGCATCTTTTTAGGCTTGGAGCGCAGAATTTCTACCCATGCGAGAGTGGGGCATTTACTGGCGAGATCGGCAAGGCGATGCTTGATGAATTTGAGATCAAAGATGTGCTGATCGGCCACTCTGAGAGGCGTGAAATTTTAAACGAAAGCGAGGAGTTTTTGCGAGCGAAATTTGACTTTGCCGCAAAAAATGGCTGGAACATGATCTACTGCATCGGCGAAAATTTAAGCACAAACGAAAGCGGAGCGACCAAAGAATTTCTAAGCCGTCAGCTTGAAAATATAGACCTTGGCTATAAAAATTTAGTCATCGCCTACGAGCCGATCTGGGCGATAGGAACTGGCAGGAGCGCTAGCATAGAGCAGATAGATGAGGTGCTAAGTTTTTTAAAGACAAAGGCAAACGTGCCGCTACTTTACGGCGGAAGCGTCAATGCAGCAAATATCGCTGATATCGCAGGTATAAAAAGCTGCGATGGGGTTTTGGTAGGCACAGCTAGCTGGGATGCGAATAATTTTTTAAATTTGATACGCGTTGTCTCGTGA
- a CDS encoding NADH:flavin oxidoreductase/NADH oxidase: MQSKLFMPLKIGGIEIKNRIIMAPMCMYEVKKDDGRPRCFHKLHYATRAIGGVGMIIVEATAVEARGRITKKDLGLWSDEQIEAHAELVKGCSKYGAKMAIQLAHAGRKGTCEGIIAPSAIKFSEDYATPKEMSAEDIASVKQSFVEAAIRAKSAGYEAVEIHAAHGYLINQFLCAGTNKRGDAYGGTFENRIRLLLEILREIKAGANITVGVRISASSWLKGDWDVEDSVKLARELEKNGADFIHVSAGGVYAKVDSAPKFTPLYQAGYAKAVKNAVKIPVFAVGLITKASECEALLLGDVCDGVALGRELLRNPYFAFSAMKEFGENDKIENAYKRAY, encoded by the coding sequence ATGCAAAGTAAGCTTTTTATGCCGCTTAAGATAGGCGGCATCGAGATCAAAAACCGCATTATCATGGCTCCGATGTGCATGTATGAGGTCAAAAAAGATGATGGCCGTCCAAGGTGCTTTCATAAGCTCCACTACGCTACAAGGGCGATCGGCGGTGTTGGTATGATCATCGTTGAGGCGACGGCTGTGGAGGCGCGTGGCAGGATCACCAAAAAAGACCTTGGGCTTTGGAGTGACGAGCAGATCGAGGCTCACGCGGAGCTGGTAAAAGGCTGCAGTAAATACGGCGCCAAAATGGCCATCCAGCTAGCTCACGCTGGCAGAAAGGGCACGTGTGAGGGCATCATAGCGCCAAGTGCTATCAAATTTAGCGAAGACTACGCCACGCCAAAAGAGATGAGCGCAGAGGATATCGCAAGCGTCAAGCAAAGCTTTGTGGAGGCGGCCATTAGGGCAAAGAGCGCAGGATACGAGGCTGTGGAGATACACGCGGCGCATGGATATTTGATAAATCAATTTTTATGCGCTGGCACGAACAAGCGAGGTGACGCATACGGCGGCACATTTGAAAACCGCATAAGGCTGCTGCTTGAAATTTTAAGAGAGATCAAAGCTGGCGCTAATATCACTGTTGGTGTTAGGATAAGTGCAAGTAGCTGGCTTAAGGGCGACTGGGACGTAGAAGATAGCGTAAAACTAGCGCGTGAGCTAGAGAAAAATGGAGCTGACTTTATCCACGTCTCAGCTGGCGGAGTCTATGCAAAAGTTGATAGCGCGCCTAAATTTACGCCTCTTTATCAAGCTGGCTATGCAAAAGCTGTGAAAAATGCAGTCAAAATCCCAGTCTTTGCAGTGGGCCTTATCACAAAGGCAAGCGAGTGCGAGGCGCTGCTGCTTGGTGATGTTTGCGACGGCGTGGCGCTTGGCAGAGAGCTACTGCGCAACCCATATTTTGCTTTTAGTGCCATGAAAGAATTTGGCGAAAATGACAAAATAGAAAATGCCTATAAAAGGGCATACTAA
- the fabI gene encoding enoyl-ACP reductase FabI, producing the protein MILKGKKGLIVGVANAKSIAYGIAKACHDQGAQMAFTYLNDALKKRVEPIAEEFGSKFVYELDVNNQAHLDGLANQIKKDLGEIDFVVHAVAYAPKEALEGEFVNTTKEAFDIAMGTSVYSLLSLTRAVLPVLKDGGSVLTLTYLGGPKFVPHYNVMGVAKAALESSVRYLAHDLGAKNIRVNAISAGPIKTLAASGIGDFRMILRYNEVNSPLKRNVTTEDVGNSAMYLLSDLASGVTGEVHYVDCGYNIMGMGDVATDAEGNTILAWDAK; encoded by the coding sequence ATGATTTTAAAAGGTAAAAAAGGTCTAATCGTAGGCGTTGCCAACGCCAAGTCGATAGCTTATGGCATCGCAAAAGCTTGTCACGATCAAGGTGCGCAGATGGCATTTACATACCTAAACGACGCTCTTAAAAAGCGCGTAGAGCCGATCGCTGAGGAGTTTGGTAGCAAATTCGTCTACGAGCTTGATGTAAATAACCAAGCACATTTAGACGGGCTTGCAAATCAAATCAAAAAAGACCTTGGCGAGATCGATTTTGTCGTGCATGCGGTGGCTTACGCACCAAAAGAGGCGCTTGAGGGCGAGTTTGTAAATACAACAAAAGAGGCATTTGACATAGCGATGGGCACTAGCGTTTATTCGCTACTAAGCCTTACTCGCGCGGTCCTACCGGTGCTAAAAGATGGCGGCTCGGTGCTAACTCTTACATATCTTGGCGGACCAAAATTTGTGCCACACTACAACGTAATGGGCGTTGCAAAAGCGGCACTTGAAAGCTCAGTTCGCTACCTAGCACACGACCTTGGCGCTAAAAATATCCGCGTAAATGCGATCAGTGCAGGCCCTATCAAAACGCTTGCCGCAAGCGGTATAGGCGACTTTAGGATGATTTTACGCTACAACGAAGTAAATAGCCCGCTAAAACGCAACGTCACCACTGAAGACGTCGGCAACAGCGCTATGTATCTGCTTAGCGACCTAGCTAGCGGCGTAACAGGCGAGGTTCACTACGTAGATTGTGGCTATAACATCATGGGCATGGGCGACGTGGCTACCGATGCCGAGGGCAACACGATCCTAGCTTGGGACGCAAAATAA
- a CDS encoding NAD-dependent epimerase: MKILVTGTAGFIGFHLANAIVARGDEVVGYDVINDYYDVNLKLARLKTAGFDVSEIDYGKLITSKTHPNLKFIKADLADEKTMKELFTKEKFDVVVNLAAQAGVRYSLINPKAYIDSNITGFMNVLECCRHNEIKNLVYASSSSVYGLNENMPFSTHEGVNHPISLYAATKKSNEMMAHTYSHLFNVPTTGLRFFTVYGPWGRPDMALFLFVDAALKDKSIDVFNYGKMKRDFTYVDDIVKGIIKCIDNPAKPNPNWDAKHPDPATSKAPFKVYNIGNNSPVELMDYIKAVEIKIGREIKKNFLPLQAGDVPATFADVSDLVADFDYKPNTKVNDGVAKFVEWYSEFYGIKI; the protein is encoded by the coding sequence ATGAAAATTTTAGTAACTGGAACAGCTGGATTTATAGGATTTCACCTTGCAAATGCCATTGTGGCGCGCGGAGATGAGGTCGTTGGATATGACGTGATAAACGACTATTACGACGTAAATTTAAAGCTTGCGCGCCTAAAAACGGCTGGCTTTGACGTGAGCGAGATAGACTATGGCAAGCTTATCACCTCAAAAACGCATCCAAATTTAAAATTTATAAAAGCTGACCTAGCTGATGAAAAGACGATGAAAGAGCTTTTTACTAAGGAAAAATTTGACGTAGTTGTAAATTTAGCCGCACAAGCTGGCGTTCGCTACTCGCTCATAAATCCAAAAGCCTATATAGATAGCAACATCACAGGCTTTATGAATGTCCTCGAGTGCTGCCGCCACAATGAGATCAAAAATTTAGTCTATGCAAGCTCTAGCTCGGTTTACGGCTTAAATGAAAACATGCCATTTTCTACGCACGAGGGGGTCAATCACCCTATAAGCCTCTACGCAGCGACCAAAAAGAGCAACGAGATGATGGCGCACACTTATAGCCATCTATTTAACGTGCCAACGACTGGACTTCGCTTTTTTACGGTTTATGGACCATGGGGACGCCCTGATATGGCGCTATTTTTGTTCGTTGATGCCGCACTTAAAGATAAGAGCATCGACGTCTTTAACTATGGCAAGATGAAGCGCGACTTTACCTACGTGGACGACATCGTAAAAGGCATCATCAAGTGCATCGACAACCCTGCTAAGCCAAATCCAAATTGGGACGCAAAGCACCCAGACCCTGCCACTTCAAAAGCGCCGTTTAAGGTCTATAATATCGGCAATAATAGCCCAGTTGAGCTCATGGACTACATCAAAGCAGTTGAGATAAAGATCGGCCGTGAGATCAAGAAAAATTTTCTCCCACTTCAAGCAGGCGACGTGCCAGCGACATTTGCAGACGTGAGCGACTTGGTGGCTGATTTTGACTACAAGCCAAATACAAAAGTAAATGACGGCGTAGCTAAATTTGTCGAGTGGTATAGCGAGTTTTACGGGATAAAGATCTAA
- a CDS encoding DNA-3-methyladenine glycosylase I, protein MRRCEWAKGELDIAYHDNEWGKVIKDDRKFFEMIVLEGFQSGLSWHGVLQKREAMRAAFDGFDPEKIKLYGEAEIAKFMQNEGLIRNRLKLKSLSVNALAFLSVTQEFGSFYDYLWGHLLKKFDPKFDGKQIINHYQNIKQVPATTPMSDFVAKELKKRGFKFLGSVSTYALLQSVGVVDDHMDYCFCKAKG, encoded by the coding sequence ATGAGACGTTGCGAGTGGGCCAAGGGCGAGCTTGACATAGCCTACCACGATAATGAGTGGGGCAAGGTCATAAAAGATGATAGAAAATTTTTTGAGATGATAGTTTTGGAGGGCTTTCAATCGGGACTTTCGTGGCATGGGGTACTTCAAAAAAGAGAGGCTATGAGAGCGGCGTTTGACGGCTTTGACCCTGAAAAGATCAAGCTCTATGGCGAGGCTGAGATAGCTAAATTTATGCAAAACGAAGGGCTCATACGCAATAGATTAAAACTAAAATCGCTTTCTGTAAACGCCCTTGCATTTTTGTCTGTGACGCAAGAATTTGGTAGCTTTTATGACTATTTGTGGGGACATTTGCTAAAGAAATTCGACCCAAAATTTGACGGCAAACAGATCATCAATCACTATCAAAATATCAAGCAAGTGCCGGCAACCACGCCGATGTCTGACTTTGTGGCAAAGGAGCTAAAAAAGCGAGGGTTTAAATTTCTAGGCTCTGTTAGCACCTATGCCCTTTTGCAAAGCGTGGGCGTGGTGGATGATCATATGGACTATTGTTTTTGTAAGGCAAAAGGCTGA
- the gap gene encoding type I glyceraldehyde-3-phosphate dehydrogenase: MSVKVAINGFGRIGRCAARIILERDDVELVAINDTATRDMTRYLLKYDSVHGEFKQDVKVISDDFIEVNGKKIRVFSTRDLNELSYADYGVDVVLECTGKFLTTEKCEPYLARGVKKVVMSAPAKDDTATFVVGVNDDKYAGEAIVSNASCTTNGLAPVAKVLNDKFDIVKGLMTTIHAYTNGQSLVDVKAKDFRRSRAAALNIGPTTTGAAKAIAKVLPELSGKLHGQAVRVPVANVSMVDLTAVLKRPASKDEINEAFRAAAESNLKGILSIDDDYRVSSDFCTSTFSSIVASDTTQVIADDMVKVFAWYDNEWGYSTRLVDLAKIVATK, from the coding sequence ATGTCAGTTAAAGTAGCAATAAACGGCTTTGGGCGTATCGGTAGGTGTGCTGCTCGTATTATTTTAGAGCGTGATGATGTTGAGCTTGTCGCTATTAACGACACCGCAACAAGGGATATGACGAGGTATTTGCTCAAATACGACAGCGTTCATGGCGAATTTAAGCAAGACGTTAAGGTGATAAGCGACGATTTTATAGAAGTAAATGGCAAAAAGATAAGAGTTTTTTCTACAAGAGATCTAAACGAGCTTAGCTACGCAGACTACGGCGTAGACGTGGTTTTAGAGTGCACTGGCAAGTTTTTAACCACCGAAAAATGTGAGCCATATCTTGCTCGCGGCGTCAAAAAAGTCGTCATGAGCGCTCCAGCAAAAGATGATACAGCGACATTTGTAGTTGGCGTAAATGACGATAAATACGCAGGCGAGGCGATCGTCTCAAACGCAAGCTGCACCACAAACGGCCTAGCTCCAGTAGCAAAGGTGTTAAACGATAAATTTGACATCGTAAAAGGGCTGATGACTACGATCCACGCATATACAAATGGCCAGAGCCTAGTTGATGTAAAGGCAAAAGATTTTCGCCGCTCACGCGCTGCAGCGCTAAATATCGGACCTACGACCACCGGAGCTGCAAAAGCGATCGCTAAAGTGCTCCCCGAGCTAAGCGGCAAGCTGCACGGTCAAGCGGTGCGCGTGCCAGTGGCAAACGTCTCTATGGTCGATCTAACGGCGGTTTTAAAAAGACCAGCTAGCAAAGATGAGATAAATGAGGCATTTAGGGCGGCTGCGGAGTCAAATTTAAAGGGAATTTTGTCTATTGATGACGACTACAGAGTTAGCAGCGACTTTTGCACAAGCACCTTTAGCAGCATCGTAGCTAGCGACACTACGCAGGTTATCGCTGATGATATGGTGAAGGTCTTTGCGTGGTACGACAACGAGTGGGGCTACTCAACAAGGCTTGTTGATCTTGCTAAGATCGTGGCTACAAAGTAA
- a CDS encoding DUF4272 domain-containing protein, with amino-acid sequence MPKTAQQRKDESIKILKKEGVAVLESLPLRYENSEVMPRDIDEIVRRAVCSFTAIMCACTIRDEGSLGEENMAWAKSFLGEAYDGLSVKEKEVVEDRADMDTAVNMGWKYESLWILLWALGIAEDIGQMDKICDCEFVMNVFREGGLKSRSKLRSMDEILSKLDLVYRYHWACVNARVNGTKAAGLDEEVVMERRAGLEWLCCKGQENDDLSAEFNCWDYPDLNT; translated from the coding sequence ATGCCAAAAACAGCACAACAAAGAAAAGATGAGAGCATAAAAATTTTAAAAAAAGAGGGCGTGGCGGTGCTTGAGAGCTTGCCGCTTCGCTATGAAAATAGCGAGGTTATGCCAAGAGATATTGATGAGATAGTAAGGCGTGCAGTTTGCTCATTTACAGCGATCATGTGCGCTTGCACGATCCGTGATGAAGGCTCTTTGGGCGAAGAAAATATGGCGTGGGCAAAGAGCTTTTTAGGTGAAGCCTATGATGGGCTAAGCGTAAAAGAAAAAGAGGTCGTTGAGGACAGAGCCGATATGGACACGGCTGTGAATATGGGCTGGAAATATGAGTCGCTTTGGATCTTGCTTTGGGCGCTTGGTATAGCTGAAGATATCGGTCAGATGGATAAAATTTGTGACTGCGAGTTTGTGATGAATGTCTTTAGAGAGGGCGGGCTAAAAAGCCGTTCAAAGCTTCGCAGTATGGATGAAATTTTAAGTAAGCTTGATCTAGTTTATCGCTACCACTGGGCGTGCGTAAATGCAAGAGTAAATGGCACAAAGGCGGCTGGACTTGACGAAGAGGTCGTTATGGAGAGGCGAGCAGGGCTTGAGTGGCTATGCTGCAAAGGGCAAGAAAATGACGATTTGAGCGCTGAGTTTAACTGCTGGGACTATCCTGATCTAAATACATAA
- a CDS encoding TonB-dependent receptor plug domain-containing protein: MRFKGLFKLSLAASVAVCANAADESVLSGVEVTSSSGGYGIDDIKISTRNAGLAKDVMRDIPGVYVGGTNGMNQKIYMRGVSDRGLNITIDGAKQNGNTFHHNADLLIDPDLIKAIDVEVGSRSVVNGSGALGGSVAFKTVDAKDLLESGEKIGAKIKTGYASNNSEFSQGLMLFTAPVVKGLTL, from the coding sequence ATGAGATTTAAGGGCTTATTTAAGCTCTCTCTTGCAGCAAGCGTGGCAGTTTGTGCAAACGCAGCAGACGAGAGCGTGCTAAGCGGTGTTGAGGTGACAAGTAGCAGCGGTGGATACGGCATTGATGACATCAAAATTTCAACTAGAAACGCTGGCCTAGCAAAAGACGTGATGAGGGACATCCCTGGCGTTTATGTGGGCGGCACAAACGGCATGAATCAAAAAATTTATATGAGAGGCGTAAGTGACCGCGGTCTAAATATCACGATAGATGGCGCGAAACAAAATGGAAATACTTTTCACCATAACGCCGACTTGCTGATCGATCCTGATCTCATAAAGGCAATAGACGTCGAGGTTGGCTCAAGATCGGTCGTAAATGGCTCTGGCGCGCTTGGTGGCTCAGTCGCCTTTAAAACGGTCGATGCAAAAGACTTGCTAGAAAGCGGCGAGAAGATCGGCGCAAAGATAAAGACAGGATACGCCTCAAATAACAGCGAATTTTCTCAAGGCCTTATGCTTTTTACTGCCCCAGTTGTGAAGGGCTTGACTTTATAG
- the nadD gene encoding nicotinate (nicotinamide) nucleotide adenylyltransferase encodes MKLALFGGSFDPVHLGHDSIVKMALSGLDIDKLIIMPTFISPFKSEFSAPPELRLKWIREIWGGLEKVEISDYEINLARPVPTIETVKYLYEKFKIEKFYLIIGADHLATLDKWHGYEELKSLVQFVIAKRNHIEIPQNLQKMDVHVDVSSSQIRHQKGLDELPSEIKDEIINFYQGLKMQERSMQERTESIVKVLDAKKAEEIQVFDMSGDDYFVKAVVIATTLGERHAYSLAEDLKEELKPLGERFIGTESSPDWIVMDLGDILIHLLSPAYRAKYNIEEFLQKLKTSKES; translated from the coding sequence ATGAAGTTAGCACTTTTTGGCGGGAGCTTTGATCCGGTTCATTTAGGACACGATAGCATTGTGAAAATGGCACTAAGCGGCCTTGACATCGACAAGCTCATCATCATGCCAACTTTTATAAGTCCCTTTAAGAGCGAATTTTCAGCTCCGCCAGAGCTTCGCCTAAAGTGGATAAGAGAAATTTGGGGCGGCCTAGAGAAGGTCGAGATCTCAGACTATGAGATAAATTTAGCTCGTCCAGTGCCTACAATAGAGACGGTTAAGTATTTGTATGAGAAATTCAAGATAGAGAAATTTTATCTCATAATAGGCGCTGACCACCTAGCCACGCTTGATAAGTGGCATGGCTACGAGGAGCTAAAAAGCTTAGTGCAGTTTGTGATCGCCAAGCGCAATCACATAGAAATTCCGCAAAATTTACAAAAAATGGACGTGCACGTGGATGTTAGCTCGTCGCAGATCAGGCACCAAAAGGGGCTTGATGAGCTGCCTAGCGAGATAAAAGATGAGATTATAAATTTTTACCAAGGATTAAAGATGCAGGAAAGATCGATGCAAGAGCGCACCGAAAGTATAGTTAAGGTTTTAGACGCAAAAAAGGCTGAAGAGATACAAGTGTTTGATATGAGCGGAGATGATTATTTCGTAAAGGCCGTAGTTATCGCTACTACGCTTGGCGAGAGGCACGCTTACTCGCTGGCTGAGGATCTAAAAGAGGAACTTAAGCCTCTTGGGGAGAGATTTATAGGCACTGAGAGCTCGCCTGATTGGATCGTGATGGACCTTGGCGACATTTTGATACATCTTTTGAGTCCAGCTTACAGGGCAAAATACAACATCGAAGAGTTTTTGCAAAAGCTAAAAACTAGCAAAGAGTCTTAA
- a CDS encoding DUF2625 family protein, giving the protein MRALDELIDTNEPGWALIEEWLKEAKNDYEILPRDESRAQSELLGLQVTTRSPMGALVYGCGGIVIDGGWLRLLGSGCEQMKRGIYSFNLGKSFSEAGQMPSYLFVADDVLGGFFAVNGGAFGGKAGNVFYYAPDSGKWEDTQLGYSQFLYWALCGDISKFYELYRWDGWREDVRNFSLDKVMFALPPLLWQDADVRARLKDMKKDGVNIDEYFASLFKEKK; this is encoded by the coding sequence ATGAGAGCTTTAGACGAGCTTATAGATACAAATGAGCCAGGCTGGGCGCTGATCGAAGAGTGGCTAAAAGAGGCTAAAAACGACTATGAAATTTTACCTCGCGATGAGAGTAGGGCGCAAAGCGAGCTTTTAGGGCTTCAGGTCACCACTCGATCACCGATGGGAGCGCTTGTTTATGGGTGCGGCGGCATAGTGATAGATGGTGGTTGGTTGCGCCTGCTTGGCTCAGGATGCGAGCAGATGAAGCGCGGAATTTATAGCTTCAACCTTGGCAAAAGCTTTAGCGAAGCAGGGCAGATGCCTAGCTATTTGTTCGTGGCGGACGATGTTTTGGGCGGATTTTTTGCGGTAAATGGCGGCGCCTTTGGTGGCAAAGCTGGCAACGTCTTTTACTACGCACCAGATAGCGGCAAATGGGAAGATACGCAGCTTGGCTACTCGCAGTTTTTATACTGGGCACTTTGTGGGGATATATCTAAATTTTACGAGCTTTACCGCTGGGATGGCTGGCGCGAGGATGTTAGAAATTTTAGCCTTGATAAGGTGATGTTTGCGCTACCACCGCTTCTTTGGCAAGACGCCGACGTAAGGGCGAGGCTAAAAGATATGAAAAAAGATGGCGTTAATATCGATGAGTATTTTGCTTCTTTGTTTAAGGAGAAGAAATAG
- a CDS encoding FAD-dependent oxidoreductase has product MRQKHFEVAIVGAGISGTALFYELAAFSDIKKVALLEKYDGVATLNSSGKGNSQTIHCGDIETNYTLEKAKKVSQVANMPVKYALKYNLEGKYMFAHQKMTLAIGDAEVERIKERYESFKELFAYLEIYDKEKLKQIEPNVVFDANGNERPENIIAIGTQNGQFTTMDFGGVANSLVQNALNLGGDGYEISLSSEVTDMKKVGDTFHIKINDGEVITANYVVVDAGAHSLFLAHKMGYGLHLSTLPVAGSFYFANKRLLNGKVYMVQNDKLPFAALHGDPDILANGNTRFGPTALVIPKLERFHGCSSFFDFLKCLKFDKNVLEVFTNLLKDGDIRSYILRNFLFEVPFINKKEFVKDARKIVPSLSENDLSYAVNFGGVRPQVIDRNKKRLELGEGKISTGEGISFNMTPSPGATSCFETARADMEEICKFLGKNFDEEKFNAEFFG; this is encoded by the coding sequence ATGAGGCAAAAGCACTTTGAAGTGGCAATTGTTGGAGCGGGCATTAGCGGGACGGCACTCTTTTACGAGTTGGCTGCATTTAGCGATATAAAAAAGGTCGCGCTTTTAGAAAAATATGACGGCGTAGCGACGCTAAATTCAAGCGGCAAGGGAAACTCACAGACCATCCACTGCGGCGATATCGAGACAAACTACACGCTAGAAAAGGCAAAAAAGGTCTCACAAGTGGCAAATATGCCAGTAAAATACGCTCTAAAATACAACTTAGAGGGCAAATATATGTTTGCTCATCAAAAGATGACGCTAGCCATTGGAGATGCTGAAGTAGAGCGCATCAAGGAGCGATACGAGAGCTTTAAAGAGCTGTTTGCTTATCTTGAAATTTATGACAAAGAGAAGCTAAAGCAGATCGAGCCAAATGTCGTTTTTGACGCAAATGGCAATGAGCGCCCAGAAAATATCATCGCCATTGGCACGCAAAATGGGCAATTTACGACGATGGACTTTGGCGGCGTGGCAAATTCGCTCGTGCAAAATGCGCTAAATTTAGGCGGAGATGGCTATGAGATCAGCTTAAGCTCAGAAGTGACTGATATGAAAAAGGTGGGCGATACCTTTCACATCAAGATAAATGACGGCGAGGTGATCACAGCAAACTACGTCGTAGTCGATGCTGGAGCGCACTCGCTATTTCTAGCTCACAAGATGGGTTATGGGCTTCATCTTAGCACGCTGCCAGTTGCTGGAAGCTTTTATTTCGCGAATAAGCGCCTGCTAAACGGCAAAGTCTATATGGTGCAAAACGACAAGTTGCCATTTGCCGCACTCCACGGCGACCCAGACATCCTAGCTAATGGCAACACTCGCTTTGGCCCAACAGCCCTTGTCATACCAAAGCTTGAGAGATTTCACGGCTGTTCTAGCTTTTTTGACTTTTTAAAGTGCTTAAAATTTGACAAAAACGTCCTTGAAGTCTTTACAAATTTACTAAAAGATGGGGATATAAGGTCATATATTTTGCGAAATTTCTTATTTGAAGTGCCATTTATCAACAAAAAAGAATTTGTTAAAGACGCCAGAAAGATCGTGCCAAGTCTAAGTGAAAATGACCTAAGCTACGCTGTAAATTTTGGTGGCGTAAGGCCACAGGTGATCGACCGCAATAAAAAAAGGCTAGAGCTTGGCGAGGGCAAGATCAGCACAGGCGAGGGCATAAGCTTTAACATGACGCCAAGCCCAGGGGCTACTAGCTGTTTTGAAACGGCGAGGGCTGATATGGAGGAAATTTGCAAATTCTTGGGTAAAAATTTTGACGAAGAGAAATTTAACGCCGAGTTTTTTGGGTAA
- a CDS encoding phosphoglycerate kinase, producing the protein MSDILSINDLELNGAKVFIRCDFNVPMDEFLNITDDRRIRSAIPTIRYCLDNGCSVVLASHLGRPKNGYEEKFSLQGVAKRLSRLLDREVIFAEDVIGNDAKTKAAALKPGEILMIENLRFEKGETKNDEALAKELSGFGEFYINDAFGVCHRAHASVEAITKFYDEKHKAAGFLLQKEINFAQNLIKHPSRPFVAVVGGSKVSGKLQALHNLLPRVDKLIIGGGMAFTFLKSLGENIGNSLLEEELIEDARQILQKGKELGVKIYLPVDVVAAQTFSAESAVKYVPAQEIPNGWMGLDIGPASIRLFKEVIADAQTIWWNGPMGVFEMDKFSKGSIKMSHAIIDTHATTVVGGGDTADVVERAGDADEMTFISTGGGASLELIEGKELPGIKPLRKEE; encoded by the coding sequence ATGAGTGATATTTTATCGATCAACGACCTTGAGCTTAATGGTGCAAAAGTCTTTATAAGGTGCGATTTTAACGTGCCTATGGACGAGTTTTTAAACATCACTGATGATCGCAGGATCCGCTCGGCGATACCAACTATCCGCTACTGCTTGGACAATGGCTGCAGCGTGGTTTTGGCCAGTCACTTAGGGCGTCCAAAAAACGGCTATGAAGAGAAATTTTCGCTTCAAGGTGTGGCAAAGAGGCTATCAAGGCTGCTTGATAGAGAGGTGATATTTGCTGAAGATGTGATCGGAAATGACGCTAAAACAAAGGCTGCGGCTCTAAAGCCAGGCGAAATTTTAATGATAGAAAATTTACGCTTTGAAAAGGGCGAAACCAAAAATGACGAGGCTTTGGCAAAAGAGCTTTCAGGCTTTGGCGAATTTTACATAAATGACGCATTTGGCGTTTGCCACAGAGCTCACGCATCGGTTGAAGCGATCACTAAATTTTATGATGAGAAGCACAAAGCAGCGGGATTTTTACTACAAAAAGAGATAAATTTCGCTCAAAATTTGATAAAACATCCATCACGTCCATTTGTCGCAGTCGTGGGTGGCTCAAAAGTAAGCGGCAAACTTCAAGCCCTACATAACCTTCTGCCACGCGTCGATAAGCTCATAATTGGCGGCGGCATGGCATTTACATTTTTAAAATCACTTGGCGAAAACATCGGAAATTCGCTCCTTGAAGAAGAGCTCATCGAAGATGCAAGGCAAATTTTACAAAAAGGCAAAGAGCTAGGAGTGAAAATTTACCTGCCAGTAGATGTCGTCGCTGCTCAGACATTTTCAGCTGAAAGTGCCGTAAAATACGTCCCTGCGCAGGAAATCCCAAATGGCTGGATGGGACTTGACATCGGACCAGCATCGATTAGGCTATTTAAAGAGGTTATCGCAGATGCACAAACCATCTGGTGGAACGGACCTATGGGCGTTTTTGAGATGGATAAATTTAGCAAAGGCAGCATAAAAATGAGCCACGCTATCATCGACACTCACGCAACTACCGTTGTTGGCGGTGGCGATACGGCTGACGTGGTCGAGCGCGCAGGCGACGCTGATGAGATGACATTTATCTCAACTGGCGGTGGTGCGAGCTTGGAGCTAATAGAAGGCAAAGAGCTGCCTGGCATAAAACCGCTTAGAAAAGAGGAGTAG